One stretch of Myxocyprinus asiaticus isolate MX2 ecotype Aquarium Trade chromosome 23, UBuf_Myxa_2, whole genome shotgun sequence DNA includes these proteins:
- the LOC127413716 gene encoding nuclear nucleic acid-binding protein C1D: protein MADKDSADDYPTEIEENLNDFESSVSSVQNVVQTLVSVSRSDRLLKLDPLDQAKLDLMSAYALNSMFWMYLVTQGVNPKDHGIKQELERIRTYMNKVKEITDKRKAAHLDKDAASRFVRNALWDAKDKKRKDTTEHSHRGKHNRFT, encoded by the exons ATGGCCGATAAAGATTCAGCCGATGATTATCCCACTGAAATTGAGGAAAATCTCAATGATTTCGAGTCATCTGTGAGCTCTGTCCAGAATGTGGTCCAAACCCTTGTGTCTGTCTCTAGAAGTGACCGGCTGCTTAAG ctGGATCCTCTTGATCAAGCCAAACTGGATCTGATGTCTGCGTATGCCCTCAACTCAATGTTCTGGA TGTATTTGGTGACACAAGGAGTCAATCCGAAAGACCATGGGATCAAACAAGAATTG GAGAGAATCAGGACATACATGAATAAAGTGAAGGAGatcacagacaaaagaaaagctgcaCATTTGGACAAAGATGCAGCATCACGGTTTGTTCGTAATGCACTGTGGGATGCAAAGGACAAGAAAAGAAAGGACACAACTGAACATTCCCATAGAGGAAAACACAATAGATTCACTTGA